Part of the Nitrosopumilus piranensis genome is shown below.
TTCACATCCTACTGATGCATCACAAGCTGATACTTTGTACATTAGTGTGGTAATCAAAGGCAAAGCAGTAATTGTTGAAGATGATGATGAAAAAACTCTGGCACTAAATGGGCTAATGAAAAAATATCAGCCTGAGGGAAATTATATTCCAATAAAAAACAATGATTTAGTTTTAGATGAGGTTGCAGTTATCAAAATAGTACCTGAATCAATTAAAGGAAAATACAAAATTGGACAACACTTACGAACTGATTCTAGATTGGTTTTGGCCAAAAAAATTCTAAAGAGAAACTCACCTACATCTAGGCAGACTCTAAAAGTTATGGGGTTTGAAGAGACTCCTGATGGTCTAAAAATGGTAGATGAACCTGTCTGGTGATTTTTAATATCACCATTGCTTTAAATTCAGTTTTTAGGGATTGTACATGTTGGAGCAAACAACACAATTTGAATTGGAATCTGAATATGGCCCTACAGGTGATCAGCCCCAAGCAATTGATCAGCTAGTCCAAGGTGTTAAAAACAAGACAGTTCAAACATTGCTAGGAGTTACTGGCAGTGGCAAGACTTTTTCTGTTGCAAATGTAATTGCAAGAACAGGAAAAAATACACTTGTAATTTCTCACAACAAAACCCTTGCAGCACAACTTTATTCAGAACTAAAACAATTCTTTCCAAAAAATAATGTTGGGTACTTTGTTTCATACTATGACTATTATCAGCCTGAAAGCTACCTGCCTCAAACTGATACCTATATTGAAAAAGATACTCAAATAAATGAAAAAATTGAAAAATTAAGACTTGAGGCTACTGCAATGCTGCTCTCAGGTGAGCCAACAATAATCGTGTCAACTGTCTCTTGCATCTACTCTCTGGGAAACCCTCAAGATTGGGAGGATTTGGCAATAACTGTAAACACTGGTGATGAAATCAAAAGAAATGAACTCATCAGGCAGTTAATAGACGCACGATATGAAAGAAATGATACTGAAGTCGCTCCTGGAAATTTTAGAGTAAAGGGGGACACCATTGACATTACCCCTGCATATTCTGAAGATTTGATAAGAATTTCGATGTTTGGTGATGAGGTTGAAAAAATATCTGTACTGGATCATGTTTCATTAAAAGAAAAAAAGAAAATTAATCAAATGAAAATTTTTCCTGCAAAGCACTATCTTATTGCCAAAGATGTTAGAAAAAAGGCAATACAATCAATTAAAGACGAACTCAAAAAACGTCTTCCTGAATTAAATGAATTAGAAAAACAGCGACTAGAGATGAGAACAAAATATGACCTGGAAATGATTGAAGAATTAGGGTATTGTTCTGGTATTGAAAATTACTCTAGACATTTTGATGGACGAGAACCTGGACAAAAAGCATTTTGTTTGATGGACTTTTTTGGAGATGACTATTTGCTAGTAATTGATGAATCCCATGTAACATTGCCTCAATTACATGGCATGTACAAAGGTGATCATTCGCGAAAAAAAGAATTGGTAACATATGGATTTAGACTGCCAAGCGCATATGATAATCGCCCATTAAAATTTGAAGAATTTGAAGAATATATTCAAAACACAATATTTGTTTCTGCTACTCCTGCTGAATATGAGAGAAAAATCTCAAATCAAATTGCTGAGCAAGTTGTCAGGCCTACTGGATTGTTGGATCCAAAAGTCGAGATTAGGCCTACAAAAAACCAAATGGATGACTTGATCCAAGAAATCAACAAAAAAGTGGCAAACTCTGAGCGTGTTCTAGTCACAACTTTGACTAAAAGAATGGCAGAAGACTTGGCTGAATATCTCTCAAAAAAACAAGTTCGAGTCCGCTACATGCACTCTGAAATTGAAGGGCTGCAAAGAACCGAACTAATCAGACAATTACGTCTTGGGGAATTTGATGTTCTAGTTGGAATCAACTTACTTAGAGAGGGATTAGATATTCCTGAAGTCTCACTGGTTGCAATTTTGGATGCTGACAAAGAAGGATTTCTTAGAAACTTTACTAGTTTAATTCAAACTTTTGGTCGAGCTGCAAGAAATGAAAATGGAAATGTTATCATGTATGCTGATAAAATTACACAATCAATGAAAAATGCAATGGATGAAACAAAACGTCGTAGGGAAAAGCAAATTCTATACAACAAAACTCACAACATTACTCCAAAGACAATTATCAAATCTGTTCCAGAACAAGTAACAACTCTAGATGATTCAAAACTAAAATCCACTCATGACATTGCAACTGATATTATTGATTTGGAGGCTCAAATGAAAAAATATTCTGAAGATTTAGATTTTGAACGTGCAATTGAGTGCAGAGATAGAATAAAAAGACTAGAAAAGGAGATTCAAATAAAAAATGACCGAAAATAAATTAAAGATTCGTGGTGCACGTCATCACAATCTCAAAAACATCGACATTGACATTCCAAAAAATAAACTAGTTGTAATTAGTGGGCTGTCTGGTTCTGGAAAATCTACTTTGGCTTTTGATACAATTTATGCTGAAGGACAAAGACGATATGTTGAATCACTTTCTGCATATGCACGTCAATTCCTAGAGATGATGGATAAGCCTGATGTTGATTCTATTGAGGGCCTATCTCCTGCAATTTCTATCCAACAAAAAACTACCAGTAAAAATCCTCGCTCTACAGTTGGAACTACTACTGAAATCTATGATTACATGAGATTGCTTTACGCTCGAATTGGCATTCCTTATTGTACAAATTGTGGACGAAAAATTTCAACACAATCAATTGAAACCATATGTGATTCTGTCCTAAGAGAATTTTCTGGCAAAAAGATTCTCATCTTATCTCCCATTATTCAAAGGAAAAAAGGAACATATGAAAAATTATTTGAACAAATCAAGAAAGATGGATACTCTCGAATACGCCTAAATGGAGATATTTTGAGCCTAGATGAGGAGGTTCCTCCACTTGATAGGCAAAAATGGCACAATATTGAGATTGTAGTCGATAGAATAACAACTGAAAAATCTGAACGCTCAAGACTGTTTGAGGCAATTCAAACTGCACTCAAAGCATCAAAAGGAGATGTAATGATTGCATCTGAAAAAACTGAAAAAATCTTCTCTCAAAATAATGCTTGCCCTTATTGTGGATTGACTGTGGGTGAATTGGAACCAAGGAATTTTTCATTCAACTCTCCGTTTGGTTTGTGTAAGGAATGTAATGGTCTTGGAGTAAAAATGGAATTTGATCCTGATCTAGTTATTCCAGATAAAACAAAATCTATTTTGGATGGTGCAATTGTTCCATGGAGTGGAAGATTTTCATCATTTCGAAGGCAAGCACTACGAGCAGTTGGAAAAAAGTTTGGATTTGACTTGATGACTCCTATTAACAAAATAAAATCAAAACATCTTCAAATTATTTTGTATGGAACCGACGATCTAATTGACTTTAACTACCGTTCAAAATCTGGTGATTCTTCATGGCAATACACCAATGCATTTGAAGGTGTATTATCTAATCTGCAACGAGTTTTTATTGAAACTGATTCTGAATCAAAACGTGAATGGCTAAAACAATTCATGCGAGATACTCCATGTAATGCCTGCAATGGAAAGAAACTCAAACCTGAATCACTTGCAGTAAAAATCAATGACAAGGGAATTATGGATGTTTGTGATTTATCAATTGATCATTGTTATGATTTTTTCTCTACACTAAAACTAACTGAAAATGAACAATACATTGCAAGAGATGTCTTAAAAGAAATCAAAGAACGTCTTGAATTTTTAATGAATGTTGGCTTGAACTATCTTACACTAAACAGACTAAGTTCTACATTGTCTGGCGGTGAATCTCAAAGAATTCGACTTGCTACTCAAATTGGCTCTAACCTGACTGGTGTTTTGTATGTACTTGACGAACCTACAATTGGCCTCCACCAACGAGATAATGCACGACTCATTAAAACGCTAAATAAGCTACGAAATCTAGGAAATACTGTCATTGTAGTAGAACATGACGAAGAAGTCATACGAAATTCAGATTGGATGGTAGATTTAGGTCCTGGCGCTGGAGTAAATGGCGGAAATGTGGTTTTTGAAGGAACTGTCAATCAAATTCTAAACGGCCACAAATCTGTAACTGGAGATTATCTTAAAGACAGTTCATTAATTACATTACAAGACAAAATTAGAAATAATTCTGGAACACTTGTAGTACAAAAGGCATCTGAAAATAATCTTAAAGACATCGATGTTGAAATTCCTTTAGGACTCTTTGTTTCTATTACTGGTGTTTCAGGTTCTGGAAAATCCACATTAATTAATGATATCTTACTTAAGGCATTAGAGAATCATTTTTACAAATCAAATGTAAAACCTGGAAGTCATAAGAATATTGTTGGCTTGGAAAATATTGATAAGGTTATTGCAATAGACCAATCCCCTATTGGCAGGACACCTCGTTCAAATCCTGCAACATACATTGGAGCATTTACTCCTATTCGAGAGTTGTATGCAAATACTGAACTCTCAAAAGAACGTGGCTATGCTCCAGGGCAATTCTCTTTTAATGTTGCAGATGGACGATGTTTTGCGTGTGATGGCGATGGAGTAAAACAAATTGAAATGCAATTTCTATCTGATGTTTATGTAAAATGTGATGAATGCAAAGGCAAACGTTACAATTCTGAAACGTTATCTGTTCTTTACAAGGGAAAAAATATCTCAGATGTTTTGGATATGACTGTCTATGAGGCTCTCAATTTCTTTGAGAACATCCCTGCAATAAAACGAAAATTGCAAACAATCTATGATGTTGGATTGGGATATATCAAACTTGGACAATCATCTACTACTTTGTCTGGTGGTGAGGCCCAAAGAGTCAAACTGGCCTCTGAATTATCAAAACGTGGTACTGGAAAGACCTTATACATCCTCGATGAGCCTACAACAGGACTTCATTTTGCAGATGTTCAAAAACTTCTTGATGTACTTAATCGATTGGTAAACCTAGGAAATACAGTTGTAGTTATTGAACACAATATGGATATTATCAAAAACTCTGATTGGATAATTGATTTGGGGCCTGAAGGCGGTGATGAGGGAGGCAGAGTTGTTGCAATTGGCACTCCAAAAGAGATTGCAAAAGCGCCTGGAAGTTATACTGGAAAATATCTTAAAAAACTGCTAAAAAAATGACTTTTAACATCTTACAAATTATCATTCCTACTGATCCTGGTATCTATTTGATGAAAGACTCTGATGGAAAAATAATTTACATTGGAAAAGCAAAAAACCTCAAAAAACGTGTAAAGTCATATTTTCTAAAAAACCAAAACTACAAAACACAAAAACTAGTGCAAAACATTTCTGATATTGAATTTGTTCTAACTGACAATGAAAGTGAAGCTTTTCTTTTAGAATCAAACATGATCAAAAAATATCGACCACGATTCAATATTGAATTAAAAGATCAGCAGCGATATACCTACCTTAGAATATCTGATGAAAAATATCCAAGATTACTAGTTGCAAGGAGAACCAGAGATGGAAAATTTCTTGGCAAAGGAAAAACTTTTGGTCCCTTTACCCAAGGTAGTTCAAAATTACTTACTATTGGTGCATTACGTAAAGCATTTCAAATTAGAATCTGCAAAACATTGCCAAAAAAAGTGTGTCTTGAATATCATTTGGGAAATTGTGAAGGCCCCTGTGAATTCAAAGATGCTCAAGATAGATACCCAAAACATGTTGCTGCATTAGAAGAAGTACTTAAAGGAAAAAACCAAACAAAAATTTTTACAAAAAAATTAGAAGAGGAGATGCATCAGGCAGCTGATTTACAGCAATTTGAGCGTGCAAAAGACATTCGTGATACTTTGATTAGACTTGGAAGCCTGCAAACAAAACAAAAAATGGAATACGTAAAAAACTCTGATGAAGAATATTTTGGTATAGGGATTCAGGATCAATCTGCAACTGTAATGAATTTTAGAATGATTAATGGAGTGATTCGAGACAGTGACAAATTCTTTTTTGATTTGGTAGGTGATAACTCCTTTTCAAATTTTCTTTTTCAATATTACTCCACACACAAAATTCCAAAATACATTATTGTAAATGAACTTCCTGAAAACCATGATCTCTTAGAATCCCTATTTTCAGAGCAGGCAGGTTTTAGTGTAAAAATATCTATTCCTACTAAAGGCAAGAAAAAAGACATTGTTAATTTAATTTTAAAAAATATTGATCTGATTCATACAAAAGGAGGTGAGCCTGGATTGATAGAACTACAGGAAATTCTTCATCTTCCTCAAACCCCTAATGTCATTGAATGTTTTGACATCTCAAATCATGGTGAAGATTTTGCAGTAGGTTCCATGGCACAATTTGTAAATGGAAAGCCAAACAAATCAGGATATCGTAAATTCAAAATTAAAACAGTTTTTGGTAGAGATGATTTTGCAATGATTGGTGAAATTATTAAAAGAAGATACTATAGATTACTAGAAGAAAATTCTGAATTACCTGATTTGATAGTAATTGATGGTGGAAAAGGACAACTGAGTGCTGCTACAAAGTCTTTGCAATCACTTGGATTAAAACTTCCGTGTATTTCATTGGCAAAAGAAAATGAAGAAGTATATGTTCCAAAAAATAAAAAACCTATCATAATTCCAAAGAACAAACCTTCTTTGAAAATTTTACAATATGCTAGAGATGAAACTCATAGATTTGGTGTTACATACAATAGAATCATTCGTAAAAATCAGATAAAATAAGAAAAAAGAAAAAAATTTTGGTTAGTTCACTGTTACACTACCGACCATCCAAGGATGTACCATACAGAAGTAATCATAGCTTCCTGCATCATTGAATGTGAATGAGTAAGATGCTCCACCCATTACTAAACTACTGTCAAAGACACCAGATGGTCCATCTGCTGGACTGCCACCAGTAACTGTGTGTGCTGCTGTGTCTACGTTAACCCATTCTACTGTGTCTCCTGCAAATATTATGATATCTGCTGGTAAGTAACATGCGTTAGTTTCCTCACATCCTGGAACTGAAGTACCTGCTGGCATTTCAACTGTATATGTTTCTGGTCCTGGTGCGTGTTTTTCTGTTTCTTCTTTGATAGTTTCACCTATTTCTTCAACAACTTCTTCAACTTCCTTCATTACTTCTTTAGGATTTTCCTTTACCTTATCTGCAATATCTGCAAATGGGTCTGTCTGAGCTTTTGGCTCTTCTGGAATTACCGCCATTGGTTTGGATGTTGTTGGTGTAGCTACATAACCTTGGTTTTGAGCTGCATCGCCATACATCGCAAATGCAACTCCGATAGCTACAATTGCGATTGAAAATCCAATTGCAGCTTTGTCTATACCTGCCATAATTAATCTCAGACCATCTAGGTGCTAAATAAATCTAATCTGT
Proteins encoded:
- the uvrB gene encoding excinuclease ABC subunit UvrB; its protein translation is MLEQTTQFELESEYGPTGDQPQAIDQLVQGVKNKTVQTLLGVTGSGKTFSVANVIARTGKNTLVISHNKTLAAQLYSELKQFFPKNNVGYFVSYYDYYQPESYLPQTDTYIEKDTQINEKIEKLRLEATAMLLSGEPTIIVSTVSCIYSLGNPQDWEDLAITVNTGDEIKRNELIRQLIDARYERNDTEVAPGNFRVKGDTIDITPAYSEDLIRISMFGDEVEKISVLDHVSLKEKKKINQMKIFPAKHYLIAKDVRKKAIQSIKDELKKRLPELNELEKQRLEMRTKYDLEMIEELGYCSGIENYSRHFDGREPGQKAFCLMDFFGDDYLLVIDESHVTLPQLHGMYKGDHSRKKELVTYGFRLPSAYDNRPLKFEEFEEYIQNTIFVSATPAEYERKISNQIAEQVVRPTGLLDPKVEIRPTKNQMDDLIQEINKKVANSERVLVTTLTKRMAEDLAEYLSKKQVRVRYMHSEIEGLQRTELIRQLRLGEFDVLVGINLLREGLDIPEVSLVAILDADKEGFLRNFTSLIQTFGRAARNENGNVIMYADKITQSMKNAMDETKRRREKQILYNKTHNITPKTIIKSVPEQVTTLDDSKLKSTHDIATDIIDLEAQMKKYSEDLDFERAIECRDRIKRLEKEIQIKNDRK
- a CDS encoding pyridoxamine 5'-phosphate oxidase family protein — protein: MGRLEIKSYEKIKEFLSEEHVGRIASIDENGYPQIIPMNFAFVNDSIYMHSYTRGEKLDNILRNPKTGFEVDRELEFLPSYFSHPTDASQADTLYISVVIKGKAVIVEDDDEKTLALNGLMKKYQPEGNYIPIKNNDLVLDEVAVIKIVPESIKGKYKIGQHLRTDSRLVLAKKILKRNSPTSRQTLKVMGFEETPDGLKMVDEPVW
- the uvrA gene encoding excinuclease ABC subunit UvrA; amino-acid sequence: MTENKLKIRGARHHNLKNIDIDIPKNKLVVISGLSGSGKSTLAFDTIYAEGQRRYVESLSAYARQFLEMMDKPDVDSIEGLSPAISIQQKTTSKNPRSTVGTTTEIYDYMRLLYARIGIPYCTNCGRKISTQSIETICDSVLREFSGKKILILSPIIQRKKGTYEKLFEQIKKDGYSRIRLNGDILSLDEEVPPLDRQKWHNIEIVVDRITTEKSERSRLFEAIQTALKASKGDVMIASEKTEKIFSQNNACPYCGLTVGELEPRNFSFNSPFGLCKECNGLGVKMEFDPDLVIPDKTKSILDGAIVPWSGRFSSFRRQALRAVGKKFGFDLMTPINKIKSKHLQIILYGTDDLIDFNYRSKSGDSSWQYTNAFEGVLSNLQRVFIETDSESKREWLKQFMRDTPCNACNGKKLKPESLAVKINDKGIMDVCDLSIDHCYDFFSTLKLTENEQYIARDVLKEIKERLEFLMNVGLNYLTLNRLSSTLSGGESQRIRLATQIGSNLTGVLYVLDEPTIGLHQRDNARLIKTLNKLRNLGNTVIVVEHDEEVIRNSDWMVDLGPGAGVNGGNVVFEGTVNQILNGHKSVTGDYLKDSSLITLQDKIRNNSGTLVVQKASENNLKDIDVEIPLGLFVSITGVSGSGKSTLINDILLKALENHFYKSNVKPGSHKNIVGLENIDKVIAIDQSPIGRTPRSNPATYIGAFTPIRELYANTELSKERGYAPGQFSFNVADGRCFACDGDGVKQIEMQFLSDVYVKCDECKGKRYNSETLSVLYKGKNISDVLDMTVYEALNFFENIPAIKRKLQTIYDVGLGYIKLGQSSTTLSGGEAQRVKLASELSKRGTGKTLYILDEPTTGLHFADVQKLLDVLNRLVNLGNTVVVIEHNMDIIKNSDWIIDLGPEGGDEGGRVVAIGTPKEIAKAPGSYTGKYLKKLLKK
- the uvrC gene encoding excinuclease ABC subunit UvrC; its protein translation is MTFNILQIIIPTDPGIYLMKDSDGKIIYIGKAKNLKKRVKSYFLKNQNYKTQKLVQNISDIEFVLTDNESEAFLLESNMIKKYRPRFNIELKDQQRYTYLRISDEKYPRLLVARRTRDGKFLGKGKTFGPFTQGSSKLLTIGALRKAFQIRICKTLPKKVCLEYHLGNCEGPCEFKDAQDRYPKHVAALEEVLKGKNQTKIFTKKLEEEMHQAADLQQFERAKDIRDTLIRLGSLQTKQKMEYVKNSDEEYFGIGIQDQSATVMNFRMINGVIRDSDKFFFDLVGDNSFSNFLFQYYSTHKIPKYIIVNELPENHDLLESLFSEQAGFSVKISIPTKGKKKDIVNLILKNIDLIHTKGGEPGLIELQEILHLPQTPNVIECFDISNHGEDFAVGSMAQFVNGKPNKSGYRKFKIKTVFGRDDFAMIGEIIKRRYYRLLEENSELPDLIVIDGGKGQLSAATKSLQSLGLKLPCISLAKENEEVYVPKNKKPIIIPKNKPSLKILQYARDETHRFGVTYNRIIRKNQIK
- a CDS encoding cupredoxin domain-containing protein, yielding MAGIDKAAIGFSIAIVAIGVAFAMYGDAAQNQGYVATPTTSKPMAVIPEEPKAQTDPFADIADKVKENPKEVMKEVEEVVEEIGETIKEETEKHAPGPETYTVEMPAGTSVPGCEETNACYLPADIIIFAGDTVEWVNVDTAAHTVTGGSPADGPSGVFDSSLVMGGASYSFTFNDAGSYDYFCMVHPWMVGSVTVN